The segment TGACatgatgaaattttagaagCATTAAGGGATTGATAGAATTTAAGGCGTGTTGGGGATATTATACGAACCACCCAGTTTCTGAAAGCggatttggagatttttccTGTTTCAATGGCGCCTTCaaagagagggaaaatggTGTTCACTTCTTCTACCTTCAGGAATCTCAGTAGATCTTCCTCCTCAATGTATCTGTAGCCacatcaaaacaaaaccaacaTCGTTAATGTTACTCCATAATtatgttacttttaaaatatgaaattaatcaattttatatagagagaaaaaaaaaagaaaaaaaagaaaaaacaacatGCATATCTCAGGAGTATCACaatgagaaaaagaacaaagaattgataaggaaaaagaaaagttgacTCGATTGTTAAAAAGTTGCCATGGGATATTTTGATGGCGTGGTCTCCATCAATCTTCAACTAAAGCTAGTCTCTATAatctaaatcaaatatttattttcctaaaCTTCACTTAAGTGCCTAAtttaacttgaaaaatatttaataaatctctaACCTCTAAATTCCGTATCTAATAGATTTCTAACATACCTAAAATCTCTAaagaatattgatttattatacacaaaattgaaagtcgAGGAAGTTCGACTTAAATCTTCGTATAATTAGTCTTTTCATACTTgattaaatactaaaaatcAAATCTAGTTTACTAATCTGTCTGGCTTCAAGAATCTCAGCCTTTGAATTCCATCATTAATTTATGAACCAGTGGACAACAGCACAAACACTAAACTTTTTGTAAAAGCATTTATTTCTTGGGGGGGCAGAAAGAAGACAGAAAAAAGTGGAGGAGGACAGGGACATACACATGGATAGCTATTTTGAAGCAGCTAACCTGTCTTTTTCTTATCAATATCAAAGGACAAGAAGAGAATTTGGATCCACAATTTTGGTGGATCTTTTGATATGTTTCTAATAGAAACTGAATTTGTTTggttctaatttattttacacTTCTaccaacattttaaaaaaaaatagtttatggtatttcaaatattataaaagattatttatttatttaaaacattaaactaAAGTAAAAGATTTTGATTAAGACACTATTTTTAGACTATACTTAAAgacttattttagtttatgtaatgtttattattattctttctaaaaaaaaatctctaatttgtaaaaaatgcTCAcataatgtatatttttttttcttcaatagaaataaactttaaatgacaattaaaaaaaaataattgtgaacatttaaaaccatataaatgaaataaaaagaatctaaaaaaCCAaccacatattttttttcaacacaaaaatataataaaatcattattttagtcaaatattaaaaaagaaaatcaatgaatGGAGGACCTATAGGACATTTGAAGAAGTGACTTCCCTTACGGACAAGAACAGTTGTGTGCTACGTGTACATCCGAACAAAagaaggagagattttcaaatACTTAATTAATGCTTGCATAAAaatcactttttatttttattttttataaatatatatatatatatatatatatatttgggttttaattctttgaaatagaaatttgAACGAAAAATACTTGCCAGATTATGTTTTCAATTGTAGAGACCTGGAATATTTTGGTGGGGCATGAAATTATTGATttcttagaaaataaaatgaaaaaaaaaaaaaaaaaaaaaaaaaaaaaaaaaaaNCCTACcctaaaaaggaaagaaaaaagagttgCCGAAAACTCATGATCTTATACAACAATTTTAATGACCCCTTACATCTAAAGGTAAATAAACTGTTTGATTGAGAATCAGAAAGAAACCCATGAAATTAATTGTAAATTATTTAAGATATTGTTTCATaacaattttgtaaataattataccaaattttaatgagagatattataaatatttattttaaagtcatttaaaataagattaatataataaaaaaatttaaggtattttgttttattaaaattatatttttaaaaaataatttttgtatgTTAAAAaggattattaaataattatttcacaGATTGAGAATGTATTTATCCATtaatactaataaaaataaagtgagagaaaaaaaaaggatattaattcgtaaataaatataattttaattctagagagagaaagaagatttaagttttagagagagaaacctgGCACCAGGCATAGCGACGTTCTTGAACACTCTCTGAGCGCAGCGTCTGGCCTCCGATTCACTGGTAATCTCGGATTCGGCGTTTGCAAAATCATCCACCGTCCTCGATATCGTCGACAGTCCTGACGATCTCACATAGCTCACCAATCTCTTCACACTCCAAGCCGACGGTCTCCTCTGCAAGCTTAGCTTCCTCAACCTCTCAATATCGATCTTCTTACACGAACCCTGCCGCTTAGATCTCGACAAATTCTGACCTGCTCCGCCGCCGTCCCGCCACCACACCGGCATCGACTTCGATTGCTGCAGCAACCGGCGTTGGAAATTCATCACGTTATCCCTCTCCTCCTCGTCGAGCGGCGGTCCGGACAGTGTCTCGAGGATGTAGTGGTTGAACACGTTCTCCTTCATCCGATCGAAGAATGTCGCGACGTGGAACGAGGATGCAAGTACTTTCACGAGAAGGATTTTGAGAAGCCAGATGGTGGCGCCGATTAGGACGGCGATCAAGAATCGGAAGACCTTTAGGAGGGCTTTGTTGTTGTGGTGAACGTCGGGGAACATTATCATCCAGGCGATTAGAACTAGCCCTAACCAAGTGCAGTTCTGAAAGCTGTTGCGGAGGCCGTAGACGAAATACAGGACTCGTTCGCGGAGCATGAAGTTTCGTTCGATTATGAAGACGAGGAGTCCGACGAGCCATTCCGACACCAAACGCCCACAGAAAATCACCATTACGATCAAGCACCATTTCCAGACCTGTAAGCTCCAAATCTGCTTCTCTTGAAGCGATTTAAGTGTTAGTGCACAGATTAAGCAAGTGGTTATTGTAAGGAACAATATCCATTCGATTAATGCTCGTTTATtgatcttcttcctcttcgcCTTCCTTTTCCGTCTTCGTCCGCCTTTGCTTCCGTCTTCATTTTCCGGTccgatttcttcatcttcgtACTCCGAGGAAGAGGaataagatgaagatgaagaactgGAGTCTTCTTCTACTGGAGGTTGAAGAAGATCTGTGGATTCCGGAATGGTTCTGGGAATGGAGCGCGGGAAATCAGGTTCCTCAAAACGGGATTTAGGTTTAGAGAAGTTGAGACGGCGGAAGGTTTTGGTTCTGGTCGGAGACGGTGAGATTTGTTCCTTCTCCGGCGGGTCGATGGTGAGGACTAGATGGTCCTTTTCTGGTTTTCGGACCTCCATGAATGGGGATTGGTTTCGTTTTCAAGCTCTGAAGTCGCTGACAGAAATTTAAGGTCGATTTACAGAGAGAGGGACATGTGCAACGCCATAGCTCTCGAAGAACATCTCTAAAATATACTTCAAAAGcagaaatgaaatgattaaaGACGACAGCCACCATTGGagatttaatttcattttcgacatttttatttttgctaaattataaaagtaacTAAACcgttattaaaataatatttacatttaGAACATTCTATCATGACGTTCGAGacttcaaaaataattattatatttttttttaatcatcgTCATCATAGTGAGCGTGACACATCGTAATCATCGTCATCATAGTGATGCATTATTACCATTTTGTGACTAATAAGTCGAATTTTAAAAAGGTCGTAAATAGGTTATTGAGCTCTCAAATTTACTTCTAATAAGTCATAACATTTTCGACAtacataaaaataagttttgtATCAAGCAAGACATTAAATAATCTACCATTCAAAAGAATAGTAAATACATTTTATAGTTGTGTAACAACGAACCcaaaaaagtcaaagtcaacatCAAAGTAAAAAACGGGTTTTAAAAGACCAATTATGTCTTGTAAAATCTCATAAGTACCCATCTCACTCGTGTCcatattagtaatattatGGATTCTTGTGAAAATCgagagatagaaaaaaaaacataacctAGGAGTAAAGTACAaaaaagagatttttgaaCCATACACTTGAGAAGATAGCACTAGAGACGGGATATCATCACACCAGATTTGATTGGTCTCGTACcctaaaaataattcaaaaggTGCAATATCAATATGCGAATAAATGTTaggattctttttttcttttcttttcttttttctgaaaCGAAAGAAGATTCTCCTAAGATTAAACTTTAAACTTGTTCTAAAGTACAATCAATGATATATGCACGACAGAATTTTGTTATTTGGTTCATATACTTTTAAACGTAATTTATGTTTGATGGCgatatttacaaataaattatgatattttattagaagAAAGCAAAAGGAAGCAATTAATCAAGGGACAACATATAATCATAATGGCTGACCATCTAAAGTTAAAGATTAAAGCACTTCAAATTAATTCTCAAACAGAAAACACTTCAAACTGTGGCTTCctcactttttctttctcaattcTCTCTTGAATATGTTAATACTTGTGTTTTGGTTAGGCTCTATCCTTTGTTCAACCAACTATTTGCcctaaaaatatttctagaGACGTTTCAGACACGTCTCAGCAAGTTTGTAGCTCTAATCAAATAGatccatgattttttttctttttttcctatcCCTATCAATCGGgatgatttgatttggttttttatttttgattctTAAAAATTCAAGTTTATGATACAAAAACTTTCTAGCACGTAAACACAGCTAATAGATCAAGTTTATGATACAAAAACTTTATAGTACGTAAACACGGCTAATAGATCAAGTTAAAGTTTAACTAACATGACTTTAGATTTAGCATTTTGAGGCATAATTTTAGtagaaatcaagaaagaaataagattAAGAGTCGATTTGAAATGACTTTTCAAGTGCTTTAAAAAGTGTTGCTAAATATTTTAAGCACTTAAAAACTCACTCCAAACGGATCATAATACTATTTTAGCTGAATATTTTAAGCACTTAAAAACTCACTCCAAACCGATCATAAtactattttcaaaatatagcAGACAACCAACAGAACTTTTGAATTTAGCTACAAATAATTGGTACCTGGTAAGGATTCTTTAACATTCTAGCTACATCGCCACCAATGATTGAAATGGTTCATTTGGGTCCTATTTTTTTCCCACCTGGGAAAAATTAAGAAGCATTCAAAGCGCTTTCGATAGCATTCTGTGCAGTGCAATCACAGCCAAAGGAAGTCCAGATCCATTCACACAAAAGCAGACAGCAAAAAACAGCAAGCGATAGTATAGACTTACTAATTTTGAGTACACATTTCATTGCTTGTTTTCTGGAAATACCAGGTATTCTGAGAAGACGAAACTGTGGCTTACACCGAAGATATTTGCTATCTGCATGACTGCAGATTGCAATGTTGCGGTTGTTGGATCGACGACGGAGGGCAGAGATGGCACGCACCTTGGAACATATCCGTTCTTACCGATGGTTGGCGCGTAAAGTGCTAGCACGGTACGACAGAATATAAATCTGGAAAGAGAAAGCATCAACGGAGAATAATTCGAAAGGTGTCTAAAGTCGATCAAGAATCACACATCTAAATATCAAGATAAGTAAGACATCAAACTATCAAAAGTTAACTTGCAGATTGTTTTATCTCAAAGGTCCGTCCTGCACATGAATGCTCGAATTCTAGCATGACGTAAACGATTCTAATCTCCTAGGACCATGCACAGCTATTGAATATCTTTTCAGTCAACTTATTTGAAAGAACTAAAAGGGGAAATGTATGGATTTTTCAGCCCGATTATAAGTTCTCGTTGGCCATGGCCTATACGAACCAAGCCACCTTTTGCTTCCGAACATCTTGTTGGCTCTTCTTATTACTCTTCTAAATCTAAAGTCAAAATAATGTCTTCCAAAATATAGTAAATTGCATGCACCTTTAACCCCCAATGCTCATTGGGTTTTTAACCCCAattgaaatttctaaaatCCAAAATGGGCAGGCATAGAACTGTCGATATATTTTTCTGGTGGAGATAATGGGGCAAACTGCTTGAAACTTGTGAGCTATGAATTATTGATaggcaagaagaagaaggaaaacaaagaacaaaaagaaatcaaaatcctCCAAACCCAACCAAAACTTCAGTTAGGATAGATAAACAAGTTGATTGGAAATCAAGCAATTTATCTTATTCAGTCAAGCAGTTCATTATTATAAGTCTCTACCACCATTGTGAGCATCATAGCTAAAGCTCACAGGGTATGCTGAGAATTTATATCTTCTaggaaaaaaccaaaatgGTAGATATTACCTCAAGAGAAGTCGCCTTATGAACGGATCGTTCAAAATTTGAGCCCAAACTTGATCGAGGTTCTCTGATGTCACCAAAAACTGCCCCCACTCACTTAAGGACGAGGATAGCACGTTCTCGGCTTTATTAAATGTATCCTaaaccatttttgtttttgtaaattttttgaaagaaagagtCAATTATCAAGCATAACATGACGAGATTTAACCATACCATTTCAACATCAGAGCCTGAGATACCAAGCAATAGACAGAAAGCATGCAATGGGGCTGTGAGAAAAAAGGTGAAAAGGCTTCCATGACGATAATCGGTAGCAACAGTGTGACTCGTAGCGCTGGGAGATAACAGCATTGCAGCTGGCTCTCCCTTTTCTGATCCATGGATAgtctacaaatttttttaaagtaatttcCTCCAGTATAAGACAAGAGCAGTATGCATATCATTGGACAATGGGACTAGtgaataaaattgaagatgaTCTTTTCCTCCAAGTCATATAGAGACATCCAAACAGGAACTTCATTCTAAAGCCAaggcataaaacagtaaaatctaaaaagaatAACCTCGAGATCGATAAACTGACCTCAAATTCTTCACTGACGTCACTATCTATAACTAAAAGAAATGGCCTTCTTGTAAATGGAAGTATGTCGCTTGGATATATGCAGCTTAATCCTGGAGAGGACTATAAGTGATCAGCAAAAGCTACTCTTCACCAATTTGATAATGTGAAAGTGGAGTTATTATATGGAAGAACAAGCTTCGAATCCTTTTACTAAACATGTATTCAGATTCACAGCCAAAATCTGAAAGAAAATAGCCTTCCTCTTACAAAATCAAGTCAATGAGATTTATGCAGCTTAATCCTGTTAAGGAATTATAAGTGACCATAGCAAGCAATCCATTACCAATTACAGTggttatataatatatagtatCAAGTGAAAACataagttaaaagaaaacaaaaattgaagattttgtGTTTAGCTATAAATAATGGTAGTAACTACccaaaaaatctaaaaatgaaaTCCACATCCCCATATCAGGCAACCACCTTGTTACTCACAAACGCATAGCATGCTTCATAAGAGCAAAATATAATCACTGCCAAATTACTTTACCCTTACtgattcaaaattcaatcaatgAACCAATGGAAAGATTTTCAGCTGAGTTACGGACATCAACTAAACTAGATGACATTTTTTCCTAAGAGGAGAGTAAAATCCAAAAAGAGTTACTTGGCCActtctaaacaaaataaattttctattgCATCTTCATTTTGACGCAGTTATAAGTAGGGTATTTCCCTCCAATTTGCAGAAACAAGCTTCAGATCCAGATGATAGAAAACCAAAATGAAACACATTTGGTCCGATAAGACAGTAGTTACCTCCTTTGCCACGAACACCAAATGATAAGCAACCAGTCGAGGGACCTTTGATGCCTCCTCCAACTTGACCACAAGGAGACTTGGTTTTATCAATATCCTCCGCATCGTTGATAGACTCACTGCCAGCTGGGgaagataaaatattctttGCAATGCCTGAAGTAGTTTGATAGTGAGAAAAGTATTGCAGTTCTCAGTGAGAAGagtaaaaaataagaagaacAAGTCACTCAACCTGAAGCTGACAAATATATCAAGAGAACCCCATCATTTGGCATCTCCTCACAAATTGTAGCTAGAACCTGCAAAATAAATCTTCTTAATAAGTCAATATAACAAATGGAACAATGGGTATCAGGTGTATAGGAAGTATGCTTATCATACTAACTGCTAAAAAATGTGTCACTGAAGGACGGTATAAAATTGACTTCCGAGGATTAGATGGGAGAGTAGGATCAACTATATGCTGTGAGAAGTTACTGCGACTTGGCCCAGATCCTCCATTCTGCCCACTTCTATTATTTGGCCGATAGAACGAACCACTAGGTTCCCATTCTAGGCACTGGATCATCCTGAACGTGTCTAGCGTAAGCTCAGAAAACTTGACCTGGTTCACGATCAAGGGAAGGAAAGATGAATCAACACAAAAGAATATATCGATTATGTTGAATTTTTCTGAAATGACATCATTAAGACACATCGAAGTACTAAATTCTCCTTAAAGCCAAGTCATGGGAAGGTCTCAATATCTAACCTCGTTATGGTGGTAGCTACTCAGAATAGCATCCTGTAACCTCAAGTATCTCTTTGTTCGTGATGGAGGAACAGGTGTTAGAGAATCTGGATGAGACTCTAACACAACACTATATCTGAAAGGCCTGATATTCATAAAGGCTGTATCTGCTTTcagaaatttcattatttcctGAACTACCAGCTTCGATTCTCTAACATCCTTCTCCTAAAACAGCAGCCCAGATACATTATTGGCTTATACCAAGATCCAAATGATAAATCAACAGCCATTGATGAAATTGTGCCAAATGAATTTACAAAACAACAGAAAGATAAGCCTTCCCAACCACATCTAAATGACATCTTTTCTTCACCGTGAACGAAATATATGCATATGCACCAGGTTAAGAAAGCAAACACCAGGAACATGGAAAATGCGTCcgcccgaaaaaaaaaaaaaaaacaaacaccaGAAGTGTGAAAAGATGTAAAAACAGGCAGAAGAGAGCACACCAGAAACGTGTAAAAAGTGTATCTACGAGAACAAAACAATCGTTGGctttttttaatgaagaacaatggaattttattgaaaaaaaacgaaagaatACACGGtatacaaaaaggaaaagcccacaAAAAAGTATCTAAACTACAAAAAATGGCTCTAGTCAAGAGAAATAAGACCTAGTCAATAACTACAAATTGTAGAATGCATTTACAATATATTATCACTTCAGACAATTGACTCCACAGATAAAAGTTGACAATCTCATAGAGATGGATTAACTA is part of the Cucurbita pepo subsp. pepo cultivar mu-cu-16 chromosome LG12, ASM280686v2, whole genome shotgun sequence genome and harbors:
- the LOC111806643 gene encoding mechanosensitive ion channel protein 10-like, translated to MEVRKPEKDHLVLTIDPPEKEQISPSPTRTKTFRRLNFSKPKSRFEEPDFPRSIPRTIPESTDLLQPPVEEDSSSSSSSYSSSSEYEDEEIGPENEDGSKGGRRRKRKAKRKKINKRALIEWILFLTITTCLICALTLKSLQEKQIWSLQVWKWCLIVMVIFCGRLVSEWLVGLLVFIIERNFMLRERVLYFVYGLRNSFQNCTWLGLVLIAWMIMFPDVHHNNKALLKVFRFLIAVLIGATIWLLKILLVKVLASSFHVATFFDRMKENVFNHYILETLSGPPLDEEERDNVMNFQRRLLQQSKSMPVWWRDGGGAGQNLSRSKRQGSCKKIDIERLRKLSLQRRPSAWSVKRLVSYVRSSGLSTISRTVDDFANAESEITSESEARRCAQRVFKNVAMPGARYIEEEDLLRFLKVEEVNTIFPLFEGAIETGKISKSAFRNWVLHAYIERKALAHSLNDTKTAVHQLHKLASAVVSVIIIVISLLVLGVATIKVLLVVTSQLLLVGFMFQNTCKTIFESIIFVFVMHPFDVGDRCVIDGVHMFVEEMNILSTVFLRFDNEKIYYPNSVLLTKPISNFRRSPDMSDTVNFTIDASTSFDNITALKKAMQIYIESKPKHWSPKHTLVVKEIENMDKMKMSLCVQHTMNHQNFTERNSRRSDLILELKRVFENLGIKYHLLPQQVILTHFNLPNAQTLLPSS
- the LOC111806644 gene encoding protein SCAI-like gives rise to the protein MSQLGNPANSSSSSSSIPVSEAYWSLFDKADRKFSKIRDLPYYERNRYDAYFHKAFKLYSQLWKLQQENRQKLVEAGLKRWEIGEIASRIAQLYFGQYMRTSEANYLSESYVFYEAIFTREYFKEGLLQDASLANRQLRFLSRFLMVCLLLNRREMVHQLANQLKMLLDDCKRTFQEKDVRESKLVVQEIMKFLKADTAFMNIRPFRYSVVLESHPDSLTPVPPSRTKRYLRLQDAILSSYHHNEVKFSELTLDTFRMIQCLEWEPSGSFYRPNNRSGQNGGSGPSRSNFSQHIVDPTLPSNPRKSILYRPSVTHFLAVLATICEEMPNDGVLLIYLSASGIAKNILSSPAGSESINDAEDIDKTKSPCGQVGGGIKGPSTGCLSFGVRGKGGLSCIYPSDILPFTRRPFLLVIDSDVSEEFETIHGSEKGEPAAMLLSPSATSHTVATDYRHGSLFTFFLTAPLHAFCLLLGISGSDVEMDTFNKAENVLSSSLSEWGQFLVTSENLDQVWAQILNDPFIRRLLLRFIFCRTVLALYAPTIGKNGYVPRCVPSLPSVVDPTTATLQSAVMQIANIFGVSHSFVFSEYLVFPENKQ